The Polymorphobacter megasporae genome window below encodes:
- a CDS encoding CBS domain-containing protein, with amino-acid sequence MSIGSILTGKKPLISVATATPIREIAALLFENRIGAVLVVEDDAILGIVSERDIVAGLHVHGPAILETTAGAVMTSPVVTATPRTTVVAAMEVMTNRRIRHLPIVLDGELLGLVSIGDLVKRRIDDAEHEASALKEYITTA; translated from the coding sequence ATGTCGATCGGATCGATTCTCACCGGCAAGAAACCGCTTATCAGCGTTGCGACCGCGACTCCGATTCGCGAGATCGCCGCACTGCTATTTGAAAACCGAATCGGGGCGGTGCTCGTCGTCGAGGATGACGCGATCCTCGGTATCGTCTCCGAACGCGATATCGTCGCCGGCCTTCATGTCCACGGCCCCGCCATCCTTGAGACGACTGCAGGCGCAGTGATGACTTCCCCCGTGGTGACCGCGACACCGCGCACAACTGTCGTCGCTGCCATGGAGGTGATGACCAATCGCCGAATCCGCCACCTGCCGATCGTCTTGGACGGCGAGCTGCTCGGGCTTGTGTCGATCGGCGACCTAGTCAAGCGGCGGATTGATGACGCCGAACACGAGGCGAGTGCTCTCAAGGAGTACATCACGACCGCGTGA
- a CDS encoding DUF4167 domain-containing protein: MIRNNNQNGRRRGRGGARPPQAGGGPSGNYGNNNGGGSRIDVRQRGNATQLLEKYKAMARDATQNGDRVQAEFYMQYADHYYRVLNEFRARDPQPAPRQNYDEDDGFDNMGGVGQNYAQPQSGSYADDGDDEDEGDDARQAAAQPERANYDRQNADRQGGDRQNYNRNANGSANGNGASAPQQRAYNGQRDGQQQREGNQQRDGQQSRENNQQRDGQQSRESNQQRDGQQPRETYQSRDGQQREGYQQRDNSQRDNSQRDSGQRENGQRASSNRDAEPRETQAVEPREAQPAEAREPGRADRVRGSARHTPEAGSAATEPRVAEVTPTLPFEQRPVENMIAGLPGPATIAPAVPVEATPAVATSAVDTDSVVEPVRRPRGRPRKVVAPVETSAVEDVADA, encoded by the coding sequence TTGATCAGAAACAATAACCAGAACGGTCGTCGCCGCGGGCGTGGCGGTGCGCGTCCGCCGCAGGCCGGTGGCGGTCCGTCGGGCAATTATGGCAACAACAACGGCGGCGGCAGCCGGATCGACGTCCGCCAGCGCGGTAATGCGACTCAGTTGCTCGAGAAGTATAAGGCGATGGCGCGCGACGCGACGCAGAACGGCGACCGCGTCCAGGCTGAATTCTACATGCAGTACGCCGACCATTATTATCGCGTGCTCAACGAATTCCGTGCCCGCGACCCGCAGCCCGCGCCGCGCCAGAATTACGACGAGGACGACGGCTTCGACAACATGGGCGGCGTCGGCCAGAATTATGCGCAGCCGCAGTCCGGATCGTATGCCGATGACGGCGACGATGAGGACGAGGGTGACGATGCGCGCCAGGCCGCAGCGCAACCCGAACGCGCGAACTACGACCGCCAGAACGCCGACCGCCAGGGCGGTGACCGGCAGAATTATAACCGGAATGCGAACGGCAGCGCGAATGGCAACGGTGCGAGTGCGCCGCAGCAGCGCGCATACAACGGCCAGCGTGACGGCCAGCAGCAGCGCGAGGGGAACCAGCAGCGCGACGGTCAGCAGTCGCGTGAGAATAATCAGCAGCGCGATGGGCAGCAGTCGCGTGAGAGCAATCAGCAGCGTGATGGCCAGCAGCCGCGCGAGACCTATCAGTCGCGTGATGGCCAGCAGCGCGAAGGTTATCAGCAGCGCGACAATAGTCAGCGTGACAATAGTCAGCGTGACAGCGGGCAGCGCGAAAACGGGCAGCGCGCCAGCAGCAACCGCGATGCCGAACCCCGTGAGACGCAGGCGGTCGAGCCACGTGAGGCGCAGCCGGCCGAAGCGCGTGAACCGGGTCGCGCCGATCGCGTCCGTGGCTCGGCCCGCCACACGCCCGAGGCTGGTTCGGCAGCGACCGAGCCGCGTGTAGCTGAGGTGACGCCGACGTTGCCGTTCGAGCAGCGCCCGGTCGAGAACATGATCGCCGGTCTTCCCGGTCCGGCGACGATCGCCCCCGCGGTGCCCGTCGAAGCGACGCCAGCAGTCGCAACTTCTGCCGTCGATACAGACAGCGTTGTCGAGCCGGTTCGCCGCCCGCGCGGTCGTCCGCGCAAAGTCGTCGCTCCGGTCGAAACGTCCGCAGTCGAGGATGTCGCCGACGCCTGA
- the prmC gene encoding peptide chain release factor N(5)-glutamine methyltransferase produces the protein MNADAALRAAAKRIDRLDAEVLLAYVAGVPRLKLLMSPWRTIDTEAFDRLVDRRATGEPVAYITGRREFWSLVLQVTPDVLIPRPDSETLVEAALDHFAATPGPGRVLDLGTGSGALLLSALTEWPAARGVGVDTSEGALRIATANAVTAGVDERAEFVHGGWDAAAGAFDLVLCNPPYIATGEILPRDVVEWEPATALFAGADGLDDYRVLAPLLGAYIAPGGVGCIEIGSTQADTVTALFAAQGLSVELRHDLAGLPRCLVVTK, from the coding sequence ATGAACGCCGACGCCGCACTCCGCGCCGCGGCCAAGCGGATCGACCGGCTCGATGCGGAGGTGCTCCTCGCTTATGTCGCCGGGGTCCCGCGTCTGAAGCTGCTGATGTCGCCGTGGCGGACGATCGACACCGAGGCGTTCGATCGCCTCGTCGACCGACGAGCAACGGGCGAGCCGGTCGCCTATATCACCGGGCGTCGCGAATTCTGGTCGTTGGTCCTGCAGGTGACCCCCGACGTCCTGATTCCGCGTCCCGATTCGGAGACGCTGGTCGAGGCCGCGCTCGACCATTTCGCCGCGACGCCGGGGCCGGGCAGGGTGCTCGATCTCGGCACCGGGTCCGGGGCGCTGCTGCTGTCCGCGCTGACCGAATGGCCGGCGGCGCGTGGGGTCGGGGTCGATACCTCGGAGGGCGCGCTGCGGATCGCGACGGCGAACGCGGTGACCGCCGGCGTCGACGAGCGCGCGGAATTCGTCCACGGCGGCTGGGACGCGGCGGCGGGGGCGTTCGACCTCGTGCTGTGCAACCCGCCGTACATCGCGACCGGCGAAATCCTGCCGCGCGATGTCGTCGAGTGGGAACCCGCGACCGCGCTGTTCGCCGGGGCCGATGGACTCGACGACTACCGCGTGCTCGCACCGCTGCTCGGGGCGTATATTGCGCCGGGCGGCGTCGGCTGCATCGAGATCGGCTCGACGCAGGCCGACACGGTGACGGCGCTGTTCGCCGCGCAGGGGCTGAGCGTCGAATTGCGCCATGATCTCGCGGGGTTGCCGCGCTGCCTCGTGGTCACCAAATAG
- a CDS encoding pyridoxamine 5'-phosphate oxidase family protein, which yields MSPTPDPKAGFDAALAAGFDRAWALLAAAPGDPGSGLRLPVVATAYAGESDARVMVVRAVDRAAHCLTVYTDSRAAKVAVLVAAPRVAVTGYDTPTRLQLRLHGAATIATTGNAVDAAWAALTAGGRTAYQSIQPPGTPVAQPQASPVPPPDDGRANFAVVTIVLDRFEWLDLAVPGHRRAIHIRDGVDWRGTWLVP from the coding sequence ATGTCGCCGACGCCTGACCCCAAAGCTGGCTTCGACGCCGCGCTCGCTGCCGGTTTCGACCGTGCGTGGGCGCTGCTCGCAGCGGCGCCGGGCGACCCGGGATCAGGGCTGCGGCTGCCGGTGGTCGCGACCGCGTATGCCGGTGAGTCCGATGCTCGGGTGATGGTCGTACGCGCGGTCGATCGCGCGGCGCATTGCCTGACCGTCTACACCGATAGTCGCGCAGCGAAGGTCGCCGTCCTCGTCGCCGCGCCACGCGTCGCCGTCACCGGCTACGACACGCCGACCCGGCTCCAGCTTCGTCTCCACGGTGCGGCAACGATCGCAACCACCGGGAACGCCGTCGATGCGGCGTGGGCAGCGCTGACGGCGGGCGGTCGCACCGCGTATCAGAGCATCCAGCCCCCCGGCACGCCGGTCGCGCAGCCACAAGCGTCACCGGTTCCACCGCCCGATGATGGCCGCGCGAACTTCGCTGTCGTGACGATCGTCCTCGACCGCTTCGAGTGGCTCGACCTCGCGGTTCCCGGGCACCGGCGCGCGATCCATATCCGCGACGGCGTAGACTGGCGCGGGACTTGGCTCGTCCCCTGA
- a CDS encoding OprO/OprP family phosphate-selective porin encodes MTTTKWGFALLAATAMTTMVSAPLHAQTAEATASPEEAAAQLEFLKAQVDALQAQLDAVKKSAGINTPSWSGGMPQLSNSDGYKFKVSGELQFDAGQVGNPGPNKIVTNNLGYNARSRRLLIGASGALPGDFSYNFQFNLAEGVVDYEDLIFEYAPHKTPFTFTVGYFYPFSSMENMMSNRFTSFTERAQLNDATGNGRRLGLAATYADKAGDFRIQVGAFGEGINGNTALTYTGTSTSVLNAPAGTVATTTTVATNNNGLYDRTGYQFSARTVYSPQIWGGQLHLGASAQYRRFRQDAQGIQYRARPFTQTTDQRFVGTGNIASKGDQIYGIEAMFIEGPFHAAGEAQYVNVDGYRPGTVVVSPKVLSGTLYPQDAHFITGYGEAGFWLTGETRGYKNGKVDRTKILNPVSAGGLGGVQIVGRVDYLDLTDAVGNTAANSLGLINGGKQIGYLGAINYWPIDYVRFTAEYARAEVTGGSFAATVVPTSTANPSQRKYGTDTFLFRAQIDF; translated from the coding sequence ATGACGACGACCAAGTGGGGCTTCGCGCTCCTCGCCGCGACCGCGATGACGACGATGGTGTCCGCGCCGCTGCACGCGCAGACCGCCGAAGCGACCGCATCGCCCGAAGAAGCGGCTGCCCAGCTCGAATTCCTCAAGGCGCAGGTCGATGCCCTCCAGGCGCAGCTCGACGCCGTCAAGAAGTCGGCCGGGATCAACACCCCGTCATGGTCGGGCGGCATGCCCCAGCTGTCGAACTCCGACGGCTACAAGTTCAAGGTCAGCGGCGAGCTGCAGTTCGACGCCGGCCAGGTCGGCAACCCCGGGCCGAACAAGATCGTCACCAACAACCTCGGCTATAACGCGCGTTCGCGCCGCCTGCTGATCGGTGCCTCGGGCGCGCTGCCCGGCGATTTCTCGTATAACTTCCAGTTCAACCTCGCCGAAGGCGTCGTCGACTATGAAGACCTGATCTTCGAATACGCGCCGCACAAGACGCCGTTCACCTTCACCGTCGGTTACTTCTACCCGTTCAGCTCCATGGAAAACATGATGAGCAACCGCTTCACCTCGTTCACCGAGCGGGCGCAGTTGAACGACGCGACGGGCAACGGCCGCCGCCTCGGCCTCGCGGCAACCTACGCCGACAAGGCCGGCGACTTCCGCATCCAGGTCGGTGCGTTCGGCGAAGGCATCAACGGCAACACCGCCCTGACCTACACCGGCACCTCGACGTCGGTGCTCAACGCTCCCGCCGGGACCGTCGCGACGACGACCACTGTCGCCACGAACAACAACGGCCTGTACGATCGGACCGGTTACCAGTTCTCGGCACGCACGGTCTACTCGCCGCAGATCTGGGGCGGCCAGCTCCACCTCGGCGCGAGCGCGCAGTATCGCCGCTTCCGTCAGGACGCGCAGGGCATCCAGTATCGCGCCCGTCCGTTCACCCAGACGACCGATCAGCGCTTCGTCGGCACCGGCAACATCGCGTCGAAGGGCGACCAGATCTACGGCATCGAAGCGATGTTCATCGAAGGTCCGTTCCACGCGGCGGGTGAAGCCCAGTACGTCAACGTCGACGGCTATCGCCCCGGCACCGTCGTCGTCAGCCCGAAGGTTCTCAGCGGCACGCTGTATCCGCAGGATGCGCACTTCATCACCGGCTACGGCGAAGCGGGCTTCTGGCTCACCGGCGAGACCCGCGGCTACAAGAACGGCAAGGTCGACCGGACCAAGATCCTCAACCCGGTCAGCGCAGGCGGCCTCGGCGGCGTGCAGATCGTCGGTCGCGTCGATTACCTCGACCTGACCGATGCGGTCGGCAACACCGCGGCGAACAGCCTTGGGCTGATCAACGGCGGCAAGCAGATCGGCTACCTCGGCGCGATCAACTACTGGCCGATCGACTATGTCCGCTTCACCGCCGAGTATGCGCGTGCGGAAGTCACTGGCGGATCGTTTGCCGCGACCGTCGTCCCGACCAGCACGGCGAACCCGTCGCAGCGCAAGTACGGCACCGACACCTTCCTGTTCCGCGCGCAGATCGACTTCTAA
- the prfA gene encoding peptide chain release factor 1, which yields MISIPPERIAQIERRHADLAAQMGNPDLPSDKFVALSKDYAELTPVVVAAAEVRRLRDEAAGLEAMLADPEMREMAEAEAAEIAEALPLAERALALKLLPRDTADDRPAMLELRPGTGGDEAALFVGDLWRMYQRYADSRGWRVELISASAGEMGGYKEIIASVTGAQVFARLKFESGVHRVQRVPATETQGRIHTSAATVAVLPEAEEVDVQIADKDLRIDVYRSSGPGGQSVNTTDSAVRITHIPSGLVVIQQDEKSQHKNKAKALRVLRTRLYELERAKIHDARAADRKSMVGSGDRSERIRTYNFPQGRVTDHRINLTLHRLPEIIEGSMDELIGALIAEDEATRLAALND from the coding sequence ATGATCTCCATCCCCCCCGAGCGCATCGCGCAGATCGAACGCCGCCACGCCGACCTCGCCGCGCAGATGGGCAATCCCGACCTCCCCTCGGACAAGTTCGTCGCGCTGTCGAAGGACTATGCCGAACTCACCCCCGTCGTCGTCGCGGCGGCGGAGGTGCGGCGGTTGCGGGACGAGGCGGCGGGGTTGGAGGCGATGCTCGCCGACCCCGAGATGCGCGAGATGGCCGAGGCCGAGGCGGCCGAGATCGCCGAGGCGCTGCCGCTCGCCGAACGCGCGCTGGCGCTCAAGCTGCTGCCGCGCGACACCGCCGACGACCGCCCGGCGATGCTCGAACTCCGCCCCGGGACCGGCGGTGACGAGGCGGCATTGTTCGTCGGCGACCTGTGGCGGATGTACCAGCGCTACGCCGACAGCCGCGGCTGGCGGGTCGAACTGATCTCCGCCAGCGCGGGCGAAATGGGCGGGTACAAGGAGATCATCGCCAGCGTCACCGGCGCGCAGGTCTTCGCGCGGTTGAAGTTCGAATCCGGCGTCCACCGCGTCCAGCGCGTCCCCGCGACCGAGACGCAGGGGCGCATCCACACGTCGGCGGCGACGGTGGCGGTGCTCCCCGAGGCCGAGGAGGTCGACGTCCAGATCGCCGACAAGGACCTGCGGATTGATGTCTATCGCTCGTCGGGCCCTGGCGGCCAGTCGGTCAACACGACCGACTCGGCGGTGCGGATCACCCACATCCCGTCGGGGCTCGTCGTCATCCAGCAGGACGAGAAATCGCAGCACAAGAACAAGGCAAAGGCGTTGCGCGTGCTGCGAACCCGGCTGTACGAGCTCGAACGCGCCAAGATCCACGACGCGCGGGCCGCCGATCGCAAGTCGATGGTCGGGTCGGGCGACCGGTCGGAGCGCATCCGGACGTATAATTTCCCGCAGGGTCGGGTGACCGATCACCGGATCAACCTGACGCTCCACCGCCTGCCCGAGATCATCGAGGGGTCGATGGACGAGTTGATCGGGGCGTTGATCGCCGAGGATGAGGCGACGCGGCTGGCGGCGCTGAATGACTGA